From the genome of Scyliorhinus canicula chromosome 27, sScyCan1.1, whole genome shotgun sequence:
ATCGAACCTCTCCTTAACCTGCACAAGGAGGCAGCTCAGCACCCGTTATTCTTTCCCCAAAgcctcgatgtggagatgccagtgttggactggggtgaacacagtaagaagtcttacaacaccaggttgaagtccaacaggtttgtttcaaacacgagcttttggaacactgctccttcctcaggaaagctcgtgtttgaaacaaacctgttggacttcaacctggtgttgtaagacttcttactgtgcccatagCCTCAGAAGCCTTTCCTCTTATCTGTTCTATTCCCTTTCAAAGGTACTGTTGAATCTGTTTCAACAGCCCTTCCAGACAGTGCCTTCCCGATCCATCGTAACTTGCTGCATTCAAAATATTCCTCCTCGTTCGTTAGCCTGATACCCCAAATTTGTGTACTCTGGCTACTAAACCTCCTGCCTCGAGAAATCTTTACTTGATTCACCGTCATTCGTGATTTTAGACACCTATCGAACCTCCTTTTAACCTCCTGTCCTCTATGGACAGTAACCCCAGAATCTCCACATCACTGAAGCCCCTCATCTCTGGTCCCGTCCTAGTAAATCACCTCTGCGTCCTCTCTAAAGGCCTTGACGTTCTTCCGAGATGGTGATGCTCCGAACTGACCACGTACTcgagttgaggccaaaccagtgtgtgattaaaaaaaatcttggcaggacttccttgcttttgtattctgtgCCTCTGTTTAGGACGTCCAGAATCCCACATTTATATTTGACGGGCTTCTCAAATTGCCCTGCCACTTTTCAAGATTTCCGTATGTGAACAGCAGGCTCTCGCCGTTCCTGCATCCTCTTTCAAATTGCACCGTTTTGTTTATCTTTGTTATcgctcattcttcctaccaacacaaatcaggggctgtttagcacagggctaaatcgctggctttgaaagcaggccagcagcacggttcgattcccgtaacagcctccccgaacaggcgccggaatgtggcgactaggggcttttcacagtaacttcattgaagcctactcgtgacaatagcgattttcatttaatttttcatcacTTCACACCGCTTTACATTAGATTGTGCCTGCCACGTGCCAACCTGTTTTGCCAGTCTGCCTGTCATCCTGAGGTCTGTTGTCGCacaattgttacggtgcagaaggaggccatttggcccagcgtgtCTGCCCCTCTCCGAACGGGCAATTCACCTATTGCCCTTCTCCCTGTGACCCCGCACGTTCTTCTTTTTCAGGTAACCCTCCCGCTCCTTTTTGAGTGCTtcaacttaattgaggtgtacaaaaattATGGGATCGAGTGGACAGGGTAGAATTGTTTCCCTTGATGGAGAATTCTAGGACCGGGGGACAGCGAtccaagataagtggcagaaggtgtaatggggacatgaggaagaaccctTTTACatcgagggtagtgggagtctggaattcgttgcccgagttggtggtggaggcagagaccataAACGTTTAAAAAAGTTACACGGATCTGCTACgaaccgggtgcaggaaggtagaattagaaagggcacctgggtacccTTGTGTCGGcatggaccagatgggccgaacggccgcctgtgcagtaacttttctatgattccaaATGGGCCTGTATCCACCAcgctccagaccctaaccacttgctgtgggaAATAGAATTCCTCATCACTTTTGcttcaattactttaaatctgttccATCTTTctcaattccttttttaaaataaatttagagtattcaatttttttttccaattaaggggcaatttagtgcggccaatctacctaacctgcacatctttgggttgtgggggtgaaacccacgcagacacgaggagaatgtgaaaactccacacggacagtgacctggggccgggttttgaacctgggtcctcagtgccgtgaggcagcaatgcttttttatataaatttagagtatccgattcattttttccaattaaggggcaatttagcgtggccaatccacctaccctgcatatctttgggttgtggggccgaaacccacacaaacatagggagaatgtgcaaactccacacggacagtgacccagagccgggatcgaacctaaacCTTGACgcagtgaggcatcagtgcttgccaccgtgctgccccatctttcTCAATTCTTTCACAAgcggggaacagtttctccctctgctctgtccaggctccccctccccccgccctctgattttgaacacttctttcaaatctcctctcgacCTTCTTTCCTCCAAGGAAAatggtcccaacttctccaatctatcttcatagctGAAGTTCCTGATTCctggaatcaatctcgtgaatctttcctgcactctctccaatgtcttcacatccttccgaaagtCCGCCGCCCGGAACTGGACGCAGTACTCCAACTCAGGTCAAACTAGTTCATcatgacctccttactcttgtactctttGCCCATAAGCCTACGATACTGTAAGCCTCATTGACCAcactctcaacctgccctgccaccacctacctggatgaaatgaaatgaaaatcgcttattgtcacgagtaggcttcaatgaagttactgtgaaaagcccctagtcgccacattccggcgcccgttcggggaggctggtacgggtttcAGTGACTGTCCCCCTAATTTCTGGCTGCATTTCCTGCGTTGACATTAAACGTTGCAGTTATGTATTTAAATCTACCCAGATCTGGGGTGTGTTAAAAGGCGTGGTGGTCCTATCACTGGAGATACCAATGTGTTCTTGTCTCCAGCCCCAAAATCTATCATTCCCCACTATTCTTGGCTATGTCTCGGAGTTAGTTTCCCATCCGCACTGCCACAGCCCCAAGGGCTTCCACTTTGCTAACAAATCTattaagtggggtgttctcaAGTGTCTTTTAAACCATATATCCATAAACTGCTGttgtttttgatctgtactgtttTCAGCTATGGCCTGGTGGGTGGCACCCTTGCCCctcagtcagaaggttgtgggttttaTTCCTGTTCCAGAGTCACAACATTAAAATCTGGGTGCAATATTGacggaatgctgcattgttgcaGGTACCGTATTCCGGAGAgccattaaaccccccccccccccctcttagtgGATGTAAAGATCCCACGGCACTGTTCCGAAGAAGACCAGGAGAGTTAGCCCTGGTGCCCTCCCCAATACTTACCATTCAACCAAAATCACAAAAAAATGCACAATCTAgttattgtcacattgctgttcgtgggtgcttgctgtgcacaaattcgcTGCCATGCTTTTCTGCATTACAGTGGCGATGGTGACTATGCTTCAGGGGAGGCAATGGcccagtggtattgtcgctggactaccAGTCCAGAGGCGGAGGGTAATGCTCtgcagacccgggttcgaatcccacaatggcagatgttgaaatttgaattcaaaaacaaatctgtaattaaaagttcAGTGATGAAAACCAGGTGGGTTTTGACAATGGCGCAAcgtgggtgactcttaaatgtcctctggatAGGCCGAGAGAGACCCTCCGAGcaaggggcagttagggatgggcgatacccacatcccgtgGGCGAATAACTTCCTGTTGTGATGAAAGGATGCAAGTTTTATTTTCTTTGTATTGGAGTTGCTGGGTAtgttttcactctctctcttctcacCTTCCCTCCACAGACGTTGAAGTATGCGTTTCAGACCAGCGATCGGTTATGTTTTGTCATGGAGTACGCGAATGGTGGGGAGGTAGGTTATGGCGCTCTCCCCTCTGTTTGGCCTGTGTCGGCCCCTCTCCTTGGCTGAAGCCGCCGTGTCAGCTTGGGTTGGCACTCCACTGCCATCGGCAACCTCTGCCACCTTGTCAGTGTGTTCTTTTCCTCCGGGCAGCTGGCTCCTCGTCCACCCGGTAGGCCGGCCCTCACCTACGTTGCCACCGACAGTGCCGGCCATGAACAGTGATCAGCGTCCCGGGTCCGGTTCCAGCTCAAGGCACAAACTGCTGGAGTGTCAGACACACCCAGATTGGCCCTCAGTTACCTCCCTGCCCCAGTCTGACCTGCCGGTGACTCTAGTCCCACGCGCTGGGTGGCTGACGTGAAGGGGCCTCACTGAAGCACCTGGCAGAGCCACTCCGTTGTCATGCCGACGGGGATCAGCTTTCTCAGCTCAGCGAGCGATTGAAGTCGGGGGCCTCTAAACTTCCATTTAAATTTAGTTCTGTGGCGTGGTTCAGCCCTGCCCTGCTGCATCGAGAGAGCTCGGGTCACATAACTTGGCACAGTCTGAGGGCTCAAACCTGGGGAGAAAGTCTCTATCGGTTAATGTCCCTTCCCTGACCTATATTGTCTTCCCCCAGCTGTGGGAATTGCTGACAGCGTTGTAATGTTCTAACACGTTCAAGGCAGTGCTGAGCtgccttgagccgctgcagtccgccTGGAGTCGGCACACCCCGCAGTGCTGATTTTTGGAATGGGATGTTCGGAACggaggctggtacagggtggAGTGGTGGTCTCCAAGGGTCGGCGCTGGGGCCCCCTGCTACTTGTTTTTGCTACATGCTTTGATTTTGAAATATTGTGTAAAGTTTCAAAAGCGCTAACGACGCCAGTGGTGGGGAGGCGGCGAGTGCGGGTAATACTgcaacaggacatagataggcgAGCAGAGTGGCCGGAGAattgtcagatggagtttaacacagATGTTTTGGGTGACAGAAGCGAAGGGAGAGGCAATACGGACTCAATAGCACAATTCTACAGAGTGCACAATTCTACAGTGAGCAtaaacagagggacctgggggtgcGTGTGCgttgatcattgaaggtggcaggacacatTGGAAGAGTGGTTAGCAAAACATGTGGGATCTTAGGATTAATCAATATGGGTGTGCTGAGTGCAAAAGCAGGGACGCGATGTTGAACCTTTTATAAATGATGTGGCGAagtcggtgttggactggggtgagcatagtaagaagtcttacagtacCAACGCCGGGCCGCACGTTGCCCACcactgatctaactgaatggtccAACGTActtttgaggggctgaatagtctccttctgttaCTATGTATGTTTGATGTTTACTGTccatccccccccaccttgtCTTTTTCTCCAGCTCTTCTTCCACCTCTCCAGAGAGCGAGTTTTTACCGAGGATCGCGCGCGCTTTTACGGGGCTGAGATTGTGTCCGCTCTGGATTACCTCCACGATAAGAACGTGGTCTACAGAGATCTGAAGGTTGGTATTCGGCCACGCGCCGCGGCAGCTTCTGTTCGGCCAATATCCATTCTGCGCAAGCAATTGGGAGTGTCGATGAGGAGGTAGAGTGGGAAGGAAGCGAGGACAACTTATACCGTCCTGGTGAAAACTGCAGCAACCTCTCGGGTTTATATATAATCTttataatgtttttaaaaaactccTTCACAAGGGGCTGAAAAAACCCTGAGCAAGTGGAGAGATTAGGCGGGGTGGCCAAGTAGGGTGGGATAGGTTGTAGGAAATGGCATAAAGGAGGAGAGACCGGAGAGGTTCCGAATGGGAATGCTTGAGGTTAAGAGTTCCTGCAATAGTTGAATTCTGGTTTCCTTTCAGCTGGAAAAcctcatgctggacaaagatggGCATATCAAGATCACGGACTTCGGCCTCTGTAAAGAGGGAATAACCGATGGAGCCACCATGAAGACCTTCTGTGGAACCCCGGAGTACCTGGCACCCGAGGTTAGAACATTTCGTTAgaacattaggggctggtttagctcactgggctaaatcgctggctttaaaagcaggccagcagcacggttcaattcccgtacctgcctccccggacaggcgccggaatgtggcgactaggggcttttcacagtaacttcattgaagcctactcgtgacaacaatcgattttcatttcatttcatttccaaccTCCCATTTCCCTTCACCGACAAGCTTTGTGTGAAACTCAACAAAGCACGTCTCCGAATTGGAATTCGATTTATGAAAAGATCTTGGTTAATTTCTCGTCAATCAAGTGTTTGTTGCTctcaacacttttttttttttcacCCCGCACACttgtactctttttttttaaattcgtaCGGCTGCAGAACTGGTTATAGTTCGAGATTGAGGGGAACAATCCACTGCTGGTGCCGTGTGAGTGGTTGTGATGCCAACATGGACGGATGTCTCCGGGCGGATGTTCAGTATGTGGGTGGTGCTCTGACTTGGCTGCCGCAGTCACCACTTGAGCCGTTCTTCATGTTCCGCTTATGGAGCACGCGGCCACATCTTCCCCAGCCCGTGGCTAAGCAGTCGAGGGTCGCCCAGGTGTTCCTGGGACATCGCCGCTCGGGTCCCTTCCCGGTGTGTCATCGTCAGAGATCCCAATCCGCCATTGTTCTTTAAGGTTTTTCTTTCGTTCttttaaggtttttttttgttaCGTTAGGGCATCATGAGCGGTACAGGCTtggcgggctgaagggcctgttcctgtgccgtactgttccttgttctttgccACGACACAATTATCCTGGAAGacagtctcccctcccccgacccccaaACACACGATTATGATCGGCCTGTGGCTCGACAAGTCACACCACCTGAAAACGTGGCTTCTCTCCGAAGCTGCTGCCTCTTCAAGGCATGgaacttggggggagggggggggggggggggggctgctatcaTTCGAGAGCAGACTGAAAGCCCCGCACCAGACCATGGAACATTCTTTGACCGCCTCTGACTTGGCTGTTGCCTGGTTGTAAATATTTTTGAATGTTTCCAGCTACCCCCTGCATGATTATATCTGCAATGCCGGGAGGTGCTGAGACCAGACAGACTAAGGTTCCCTTTACCTCAGTATTTTGGAATTCATggcgggaggggatggggtgaagttTCTTGTGTTTAAACGGGCATTACCCTGACCGCATCTCTTGTCCCACACCAGGTGTTGGAGGACAATGACTATGGCCGAGCGGTAGACTGGTGGGGCCTCGGCGTGGTGATGTACGAGATGATGTGCGGCCGGCTGCCCTTCTACAACCAGGACCACGAGAAGCTCTTCGAGCTGATCCTCATGGAAGAAATACGGTTCCCGCGCACCTTGTCCCCCGAAGCCAAATCCCTTCTCTCGGGGCTCTTGAAGAAAGACCCCAAACAGAGGTAAGAGTCGCAAAGTATtgttgtgtcccccccccccgggtgaccgATTTGCTCATGCTGTCCCCACACCTCCTCTCACCCCCACGCCCATTTTGCGCAAAACTTAATTCTCAAAACCAGACCCGGAGCAACAATGCGTACAGCAGGAGCGACCAGAGGAACGATGGTCGGTATTATAATCATTCTGGCGTTGCACGATCCATTCTTTCCAGTGGGACTCGCTCACAAGAGTATTACTCTGGAATCTTTTTTTCTAATTTGTTTATGGGACGtgggtgccagcatttattgccccatccctaattgcccttgagggggggggcacttaagagtcaaccacattgctgcgtggGTCTGGGGGTCACTTGCAGGCCAGGCCGGGTaaaaacagcagatttccttcccaaaaacatattggtgaaccaggtgggtttttacgacaatcgaccaggtttcacggtcatcattcgactttaaattcttattgaattcaaattccaccatctgccgtggtgggattggaacccgggtgcccagagcattaccctgcatCTCTGGActattagcccagtgacaatatccAACAACTACGGTACATCCCGccttcagtgcagaaagaggccattcggcccatccaagtCTGCACGTACCCTCCTACCTAGCCCcaagctatccccgtaacccagtgaccttatgtaaccttttggacacgatcagggcaatttagcatggccaatccacctaatctgcacatccttggactatgggatgaaaccagagcacttggatagcacggggagtggggagcaggcctagatagggtgctgtttcagagtgtGCCAGTCCAGACTCTCTGGACTGAATGCACTCCCTCTGCACCGTAGAATTTTATGGGTACGGAGAGAAATGGGACAACGGTCCACATGGAGATAAGAGTTTGGATTTGGAattagattagccatgatctcattgaatggaagaATAGGCTCTTTGATCTAATTGTCCTCAGCCTACTCCTGTCTTCGTGGTACCTGCTATCCAGATGTTGAGGCTTAGTACGCTCTTTTATTGCCAACGTAGCCAAATAAGTCTCCCTCCCATGGGTGGAGATCTGGTTATTGTGTTTGCAGGGCTACCGGACCTGGCCGCGGAGTAATTGGAACTGAGGCAATGCTGTGTGGCAGGCTGGGCAATCCAGTGGCCAAGTCCGATTCCACTGATCATTGACCAGCAATCTGACTGCTTGCTTCAAGCTGACCTTGGGGGGGCTAAAGTTCCTCCGACTTGGCTCTGGGGGAAGTTTGCAAGCCCGTGGCTCTGGTGCCCCTGCTCTGGGTACCACGAGAGATGTGAAGGGGGGCAGCTGACGAGGAAGCTGTCCCGGTAGCAAACCGTGTTTCCGGCGAGCCGCGACAGCAAGCTGCTGAAAATCACTCTCTGCCTGGCTCAGCAAAGAGGCTGTGCTGCTGCGTTGTCACCCGGCACACATCCTCTGCTTTGGCAAATGACACGTGTCACTCGCGATCCTGCTGCACAAGGGGATTGGAATCACTGTTTTCAGCCTCCCCTTTGCGGCTGGTTTGCTTACAAGCAGAAAGCTAACGGCACTCTTTGCGGAATCCCATTGGATAAGTGCTGGATGAATCACAGTCTATGAGCACGTTGTAAAAAGGTTATTGGTATTAATGTGGAAATGTTAGCGTTTCAGAGGAAAGAAGAATAAACTTCCATCCAATGCATCTTCTAGGTAGTTGCATGGTACGGCGGCAATGGAGTTGTTATCCAATAAATCTGCCTACAGcaaacccagacatgaggagaggCCAGAAGGGGCAGGCCCATGAGAAAGGCGGCTTAAGCTAAGGGTTCTGAAATGGCCACGATTAGTGATGGAAAGCTGGTGGAGGGCGAGAGGAGCTTGCTGGGAGTCAGTATCATATTCACCTCTGCTCTCTTCCCCCAGGCTGGGTGGCAGTCCTGAAGATGCAAAGGAAGTCATGCAGCACAAATTCTTTGTCCCGGTTAACTGGCAGGACGTCATAGAGAGGCGGGTGAGTGAACCCAAGTGATGGATGAACTTCATTTATCGCTAGTTCGCAACGAGAGAGGCACAGGATGTGGCGAGCTGCTGTGGAATTGTCTGAAAAGGATCTCCCTCATCAGTTTGACCTTGTGTTGTATGCGTGTGTGTCTAcgcctgtgcgtgtgtgtctacgcctgtgcgtgtgtgtctacgcctgtgcgtgtgtgtctacgcctgtgcgtgtgtgtctaCGCCTGTGCGTGTGTGCCTACGCCTGTGCGTGtgcatatatacatacacacacacacgcagatatATACAcaaagtctgtgtgtgtgtatatgtctgtgtgtgtgtatatgtctgtgtgtgtgtatatgtctgtgtgtgtgtatatgtctgtgtgtgtgtatatgtctgtgtgtgtgtatatgtctgtgtgtgtgtatatgtctgtgtgtgtgtatatgtctgtgtgtatatgtatgtctgtgtgtgtatgtatgtctgtgtgtgtatgtatgtctgtgtatatgtatgtctgtgtgtgtatgtatgtctgtgtgtgtatgtatgtctgtgtgtgtatgtatgtctgtgtgtctgtgtgtgtatgtatgtctgtgtctgtgtgtgtgtgtatgtctgtgtgtctgtgtgtgtgtgtatgtctgtctgtgtgtgtgtatgtctgtgtgtgtgtgtatgtctgtgtgtatgtctgtgtgtatgtctgtgtgtatgtctgtgtgtatgtctgtctgtgtgtgtgtgtgtctatctctatgtgtgtgtgtgtgtctatctctatgtgtgtgtgtgtgtctatctctatgtgtgtgtgtgtgtgtctatctctatgtgtgtgtgtgtgtctatctctatgtgtgtgtgtctatctctatgtgtgtgtgtgtgtctatctctatgtgtgtgtgtgtgtctatctctatgtgtgtgtgtgtctatctctatgtgtgtgtgtgtctatctctgtgtgtgtgtgtctatctctatgtgtgtgtgtgtctatctctatgtgtgtgtgtgtctatctctatgtgtgtgtgtgtctatctctatgtgtgtgtgtctatgtctgtgtgcGATTGCGGGTGCACGCCCATCTGTGTGCGCGCACGGGAGTGCACGCCCGTCTGTGTGCGCACACGGGAGTGCACGCCCGTCTGTGTGCGCACACGGGAGTGCACGCCCGTCTGTGTGCGCGTGCGCGGGAGTGCACGCCCGTCTGTGTGCGCGTGCACGGGAGTGCACGCCCGTCTGTGTGCGCGTGCACGGGAGTGCACGCCCGTCTGTGTGCGCGTGCACGGGAGTGCACGCCCGTCTGTGTGCGCGTGCACGGGAGTGCACGCCCGTCTGTGTGCACGGGAGTGCATGCCCGTCTgtgtgcgcatgcacgggagtgcaCGCACGTCTGTGCGTGCGTACATCTGTGTGTGCACACAcgggtgcgtgtgtctgtgtatgcGTGCGAACGTCCCTGGCAGCAGGTGGTTTGTGGGGCTACATGCAAAGCACACGCTACCTGAGGTGCGGCTGGCTGCCAGcatggtggagtggagggggggggggggggggggggggggggggggggggggggggggggggggggggggggggggggggggggggggggggggggggggggggggtgggggggggggggggggggggggggttcctaggCTCGGCCTTTGTTCTAAccttctgcagcctttaaactctCAGGGGTTTGGATGGTGCAGTGATTGTACTAATGCTGAGCTAATTCCTCTGCCCTCCATCCTCTTTCTGTTCAACAGCTTGTTCCCCCGTTCAAGCCCCAAGTGTCCTCTGAGACCGACACCCGCTATTTCGATGATGAATTCACAGCAGAGACGATAACAGTTACGCCCCCAGATAAATGTGAGTATTAAAACCCCATTACAGATCCGGGGCGAGCAGCCAGGCAGCGGAGAGCTCCCGGGCTCTAGCTGCTGTCACGGCCCGGAGCATTGCGGACCCGGACCGCAAGAAATATTCCCCCCACTTCGGCCGGCTCGCGTCCCGGACCTCCCCCCACACGTTGCCTCCAGCcccaaataatgcccccccccccctcctaactGTGGACTTGAGTCCTGAGCCGCCTTGCTGAGTTCCTGATAGGTGAGACCATGCGAGTCCCACGCTGGTCAGCTACGGAGAATCACGGGGGCTGGGTCTGAGGCCATGGATCGGCGTGCGGCGATCTCCTAGAGTGCGCCGATTTTTAAGCGTCGCCCTCGATTTTGTCGTCATTAGGGATTCTCTGCCtcgtcgccgaacgtgattttggcgccTGGGATCAGGGAATCAGCCCAAGATGTCCTTGCAATATGCAAACTCTTTATATACATATACTCAGACACTAGAAGGATATAAAATTGAAAAGAAGGAGGTATTTGATATATTATCTGCATTTAAAGGTTGAGATGTATCCAAGGATACTGCAAGACGTGGGAGTGAAAATTACTGGCTATAATTTTTTCAGTCTTCCTTCGACTTACTTGGAGGGTGGTGCCAGAGGGCTGGACAATTGCAAACCTCGCACCTTGTTCAAAAATGGATGGAAACTTCTAGAAACGATAATTCAGGACAAATATGGGAAAGCAACCCGAGAAAGGAATGCCAGCGTTCTGGAGTCCCACGGCCTGATTCCCGCCTCCAcgtcccagaaacacctgccaggTGTGCGGTCAAAGATGTGGCTGTTGGATCGGGCCCATCAGCCGCGCTAGAACCCACCGAACTCAcgaccagtaacacggagtttcttaggtgggcaATCACACTCGTTAGTGTGTGATTCCCGGAGAAGAATAGTCGCTTGGGCAAATGTGGGTTAATGAAGGGAAGTCAACATGGATGTCTTGAGGAACAATCATGTTTAACTCATTTGCTGGAgccttttaattttgttttccaattaaggggcaatttagcgtggccagtccaccaacccagcacatctttgggcttggaagggcggggggggggggggggggggggggcggtgaaacctacgcagacatggtgagaatatgcaaactccacacggacagtgacccggggcagggatggaccctgggtcctcggcgacgggaggcagcagtgctaaccgctgcgccacctgGAGTTTGTTTTTGAAGATCACCGAGAGGGTCGACGAGGGCagtgttgttgatgtggtgtacatggcctCCCAAAAGGCATTTTATCCAGTGCCACACAATAAACTTTTG
Proteins encoded in this window:
- the LOC119958024 gene encoding RAC-beta serine/threonine-protein kinase translates to MNEVSVVKEGWLHKRGEYIKTWRPRYFLLKSDGSFIGYKEKPESPDHGLPPLNNFSVAECQLMKTERPRPNTFIIRCLQWTTVIERTFHVDTPDEREEWTRAIQTVANSLKHQEPGDDAMDVKCGSPSDSSGLEEMEVSILKSRNKVTMNDFDYLKLLGKGTFGKVILVKEKATGRYYAMKILRKEVIIAKDEVAHTVTESRVLQNTRHPFLTTLKYAFQTSDRLCFVMEYANGGELFFHLSRERVFTEDRARFYGAEIVSALDYLHDKNVVYRDLKLENLMLDKDGHIKITDFGLCKEGITDGATMKTFCGTPEYLAPEVLEDNDYGRAVDWWGLGVVMYEMMCGRLPFYNQDHEKLFELILMEEIRFPRTLSPEAKSLLSGLLKKDPKQRLGGSPEDAKEVMQHKFFVPVNWQDVIERRLVPPFKPQVSSETDTRYFDDEFTAETITVTPPDKFDNLDLMDSDQKAHFPQFSYSASVRE